The genomic stretch CCGCCCCCCGGATGGCCTTCGCGAGCGTCTCGGCCGCGGGAGCCGCCACCACCGCGTGATGATCTCCCGTGATGACACAGACCTTCAGCGGTCCCGAGATGTAGCGTCCCCAGCCGCCATCCTCTGCGAGTCCTGGGAGCTGGGTCTCGCTCGCGCGGATCAGCAGGGCCGCGCCGTCGTACTTCCCTGGGACGTAGTTCCAGAGCGCGAGCAGGTTGCTCTCGAAGACGCGATAGGCGGACTGGAGCGCGTCGATCGCCACGGGCCGTCCCAACAGTCGCTGCGTGAACTCCACGAAGCGCTCGGAGATCCATCCGCTCGCATGGCTTTCGGCGGGACGTGTCTGGCCCGCGTAGGCGTCGATGAGCACGAGCTGCTCCACCTGCTCACCCAGGCGGGTGAGCTGTCGAGCCATCTCGAACGCGATGACACCACCGAGGGACCAGCCTCCCAGGCGATAGGGACCGGACGGCTGCACCGCGCGGAGCGCCTCGATGTAGCGCTCCGCCATGGCCTCCACCGTGGTGAGCGGAGTGGCACCGTC from Myxococcaceae bacterium JPH2 encodes the following:
- a CDS encoding non-ribosomal peptide synthetase, which encodes QPEVSERSHVAPRDEVELALAAIWEELLDVRPVSLHDDFFQLGGHSLLAMRLVARIRERLGRSLPVVALFQSSTLEALAVRVKQVSETSSPLVALHPSGTLRPFFCVHPVSGQAVPYLELARHLGSDQPFYALQSPGLEDGATPLTTVEAMAERYIEALRAVQPSGPYRLGGWSLGGVIAFEMARQLTRLGEQVEQLVLIDAYAGQTRPAESHASGWISERFVEFTQRLLGRPVAIDALQSAYRVFESNLLALWNYVPGKYDGAALLIRASETQLPGLAEDGGWGRYISGPLKVCVITGDHHAVVAAPAAETLAKAIRGAALP